The Pygocentrus nattereri isolate fPygNat1 chromosome 17, fPygNat1.pri, whole genome shotgun sequence genome window below encodes:
- the lpar6a gene encoding lysophosphatidic acid receptor 6a — MHNITLQMGSSNNSYSNPMDLVECQKNDGFKYPLYSIVFSIVFVVGLIMNVTAMYIFTCSLKLRNETTTYMMNLVVSDLLFVLTLPLRVFYFIRQDWPFGHLLCQISVSLFYTNMYGSILFLTCISVDRFLAIVYPLRSQGLRTKRNAKIVCLAVWALVLSGSLPTGFLLNSTTSHSNSSVKFCFENFSSKQWKAHLSKVVIFIETVGFLIPLLLNVICSAMVLQTLRRPHSVGRGGRLNRTKILRMIVVHLLIFCFCFIPYNVNLVFYSLVRTKILGGCMAESVVRTIYPISLCIAVTNCCFDPVVYYFTSETIQNSIRRKSQGDRFYDTKFSEALQSETSSSLSFSLRSLKSKIFFNESNA; from the coding sequence ATGCACAACATCACCTTGCAGATGGGCAGCAGTAATAACAGTTACAGCAATCCCATGGATTTGGTGGAATGCCAAAAGAACGACGGATTCAAGTATCCACTCTATAGCATTGTGTTCAGCATTGTCTTTGTGGTGGGACTCATTATGAACGTAACAGCCATGTACATCTTCACCTGCTCTCTGAAACTCCGCAATGAAACCACCACTTACATGATGAACCTTGTGGTGTCAGACCTGCTCTTTGTGCTCACGTTACCATTACGAGTCTTCTACTTCATCCGACAAGACTGGCCGTTCGGTCATTTGCTCTGCCAGATTTCGGTCTCCCTCTTCTACACGAACATGTACGGCAGCATCCTCTTCCTCACCTGCATCAGTGTGGACCGCTTCCTGGCTATCGTCTACCCTTTACGTTCACAGGGGCTTCGGACTAAACGCAACGCCAAGATTGTGTGCTTGGCTGTGTGGGCACTGGTGCTGTCGGGGAGTCTACCTACAGGGTTCTTGCTGAACTCCACCACATCCCACAGCAACTCCTCCGTCAAATTCTGCTTCGAGAACTTCTCCTCCAAGCAATGGAAGGCACATCTCTCCAAAGTGGTGATTTTCATAGAGACAGTTGGTTTTCTTATACCACTACTCCTCAACGTGATCTGCTCTGCCATGGTTCTCCAGACACTGAGGAGGCCCCACTCAGTCGGTCGAGGAGGGAGGCTGAACAGAACTAAGATCTTGCGAATGATAGTGGTGCACCTTTTgatcttctgtttctgtttcatcCCTTATAATGTCAACCTCGTCTTCTACTCGCTGGTACGGACCAAAATTTTGGGAGGCTGCATGGCAGAGTCTGTGGTCAGAACCATCTATCCAATCTCCTTGTGTATAGCTGTAACTAACTGTTGTTTTGACCCTGTCGTCTACTATTTCACCTCAGAGACTATACAAAACTCCATTAGGAGGAAATCGCAGGGTGACCGTTTCTACGACACAAAGTTCTCAGAGGCTCTGCAATCAGAGACCAGCTCCAGCCTCAGTTTCAGCCTGAGGTCCCTTAAAAGCAAGATTTTCTTCAATGAGTCCAATGCGTGA